In Vicinamibacteria bacterium, the DNA window CGTAAGGATTGGCAAGCTTTTTCCTGAAACCGGCGACTCTCTCCCCCCGAAGAGCGTCGGCGTCTTTGGCCTGAGCCAGTTCCTTCTTGTAGAGAATGTTGACCGCCGCCTCGGGCCCCATCACCGCGATCTCGGCCGTTGGGTAAGCGAAGTTGAGATCGGTTCGGATGTGCTTGCTCGCCATGACGCAATAGGCTCCGCCGTAAGCCTTTCGGGTGATGACGGTGAGCTTGGGAACAGTGGCTTCGGCAAAGGCGAACAGCAGCTTGGCACCGTGACGTATGATGCCTCCCCACTCCTGGTTCGTTCCCGGCAGAAAACCGGGGACATCTTCGAACGTAACGAGGGGAATCGAGAAAGCGTCACAGAATCGGACGAAGCGCGCGCCCTTCACCGAGGCATCGATGTCGAGGACACCAGCGAGCACGGCGGGCTGGTTCGCGACGATCCCGACGACCCGGCCGTCGACCCGGGCGAAGCCTACGACCAGGTTCTGAGCGAACGAAGCGTGCACTTCCAGAAACTTCCCGTCGTCGACGACCGACTGGATGAGCTCCTTCATGTCGTAGGGACGTTCCGGCTCTTCGGGGACGAGGCGGTCGAGTGCCTCGTCTTCGCGATCCCAGGGGTCCTTCGTTTCCCGACGAGGGGGCTCCTCGAGGTTGTTGCTCGGCAAGTAGGAAAGGAGCTCGCGGATGCGAGCGAGGCAGTGTCGGTCGTCGTCGGCGAGGAAATGAGCGACCCCGGACACCTCGTTGTGGGTGATAGCGCCTCCCAGTTTCTCCATCGTGACTTGCTCGTGGGTCACCGTTTTGATCACGTCGGGACCGGTTACGAACATGAAGCTCGTGTCCCGCACCATGAAAGTGAAGTCGGTGATGGCGGGCGAATAGACGGCGCCCCCGGCACATGGACCCATGATCGCGGAGATCTGGGGGACGACTCCGGAGGCCAGCGTGTTGCGGAGAAAGATGTCGGCATAGCCCGCGAGCGACACGACGCCTTCCTGGATCCGGGCCCCTCCCGAGTCGTTGAGCCCGATGATCGGGGCGCCTTGCCGCATGGCGAGGTCCATGATCTTGCAGACCTTCTCGGCGTAGGCCTCGGAAAGTGATCCCCCGAAGACCGTGAAATCCTGGGCGAACAGGTAGACGAGCCGTCCATCGATGCGGCCGTAGCCGGTCAGCACCCCGTCTCCCGGGATTCTCGTTTCGCCGATCCCGAAGTCGTGCGCACGGTGGGTGACGAAGCGGTCGAGCTCCTCGAAGCTTTCGTCGTCGACGAGCGCCTCTACCCGCTCGCGGGCGGTGAGCTTGCCCGCGCCGTGCTGGCGCTCGATGCGTTCCTTCCCTCCCGCCAGGAGAGCGAGACGGTTTCTCTCCTCGAGCTCCGAAGCGCGGTCGCGAGGGGCCATGCCTCAGACCGCGGGGGCGCCCACGTCCAGGGCCTTCTTCCAGTCATCGAGAAATCGCTCGAGCCCGATGTCGGTCAGCGGATGCTTCAGAAGCGCCTGATAGACCTTCGCCGGCATCGTCGCGATTTCGGCCCCCACTCGCGCGGCTTCGATCACGTGAAGAGGGTTACGGATACTCGCCACCAGGACTTGCGTCTCGTAGCCGTAATTGGCATAGACCTGCTTGACGTCGCGCACGAGCGCCATTCCGTCGATCCCGATATCGTCCAGCCGACCGACGAACGGGCTGACGATATAGGCGCCCGCTTTCGCCGCGAAGATCGCCTGAGGCACCGAGAAACAGAGCGTGACATTCGACCGGATGCCCTCACCCTTGAGCACTCGCACCGCCTTTAGCCCCTCCGCCGTGAGGGGACACTTGACGATGATGTTGGGCGCTATCTTGGAGAGCTCTCGTCCTTCGCGCACCATCCCCTCTTTGTCCTTGGCCACGACCTCGGCCGACACCGGTCCAGAGACGATCTCGCAGATCCGTGCCAGGATGTCCTGGTACGGGTCGCGCTCCTTGGACAGAAGGCTCGGGTTCGTGGTTACGCCATCGACCAGACCGAGCATGGCCGCCTCACGGATCTCATCTACGTTGGCGGTGTCGAGAAAGATCTTCATTTCGTCTCCCTTTGGTATGGCCACCCGGCGCGAACCGAGTCCGACTCGGGTGCTCGCAGGCTCGGGTGCTCGCTCGGGCTAATATAACGCGTTTCACGGCTCTCAGGGACGAGTCACCTCGGCGAGCGGGCTTCGAGGGCTCTCGTTGGCAGCCGGTGCGTCGTCCACCGCGGTGACCGCGTAGTAGAACGTCCCGCCGCGCTCCGCTTCGGTATCGCTGAAGCTGCCCATCACCGCTTCTCCCACGAGCTCGAATGGTCCGTCCGGGGACGAA includes these proteins:
- a CDS encoding acyl-CoA carboxylase subunit beta yields the protein MAPRDRASELEERNRLALLAGGKERIERQHGAGKLTARERVEALVDDESFEELDRFVTHRAHDFGIGETRIPGDGVLTGYGRIDGRLVYLFAQDFTVFGGSLSEAYAEKVCKIMDLAMRQGAPIIGLNDSGGARIQEGVVSLAGYADIFLRNTLASGVVPQISAIMGPCAGGAVYSPAITDFTFMVRDTSFMFVTGPDVIKTVTHEQVTMEKLGGAITHNEVSGVAHFLADDDRHCLARIRELLSYLPSNNLEEPPRRETKDPWDREDEALDRLVPEEPERPYDMKELIQSVVDDGKFLEVHASFAQNLVVGFARVDGRVVGIVANQPAVLAGVLDIDASVKGARFVRFCDAFSIPLVTFEDVPGFLPGTNQEWGGIIRHGAKLLFAFAEATVPKLTVITRKAYGGAYCVMASKHIRTDLNFAYPTAEIAVMGPEAAVNILYKKELAQAKDADALRGERVAGFRKKLANPYVAAERGYVDEVIEPRKTRRKLATGLRSLENKRDRNPPKKHGNIPL
- the fsa gene encoding fructose-6-phosphate aldolase, coding for MKIFLDTANVDEIREAAMLGLVDGVTTNPSLLSKERDPYQDILARICEIVSGPVSAEVVAKDKEGMVREGRELSKIAPNIIVKCPLTAEGLKAVRVLKGEGIRSNVTLCFSVPQAIFAAKAGAYIVSPFVGRLDDIGIDGMALVRDVKQVYANYGYETQVLVASIRNPLHVIEAARVGAEIATMPAKVYQALLKHPLTDIGLERFLDDWKKALDVGAPAV